The following are from one region of the Capsicum annuum cultivar UCD-10X-F1 chromosome 1, UCD10Xv1.1, whole genome shotgun sequence genome:
- the LOC107864574 gene encoding probable polygalacturonase, with product MELSIITLTNIPAFHRFFLLTIVILTALSNNVNGRHKIQHTWETVEYSAINCRTHSAYLTDFGGIGDGTTLNTNAFRTAVDHLSQFQSDGGSLLYVPAGKWLTGSFNLTSHFTLYLDKDAVLLASQDKNDYPVIAPLPSYGRGRDAEGGRFISLIFGTNLTDVVITGENGTIDGQGQQWWDKFHKGELKFTRPYLIEIMHSDNIQISSLTLVNSPSWNVHPIYSSNIIIQGITILAPVRSPNTDGINPDSCINTRIEDCYIVSGDDCIAVKSGWDEYGVAFGMPTKQLAIRRITCISPTSATIALGSEMSGGIQDVRAEDIVAINTESAVRIKTAVGRGGYVKDIYVRGMTMKTMKYVFWMTGDYGSHPDNNYDPNALPVIENINYRDMVAENVTIGGKLAGISGDPFTGICISNVTIEMAPKAKKLFWNCTDISGISSGVVPQPCDLLPDQKTEYVSPCNFPTESLPIDDMKIQTCSCRKKIY from the exons ATGGAGTTATCAATTATCACTCTCACAAACATTCCT GCATTTCACAGATTTTTTCTCCTCACCATTGTAATTCTAACGGCGTTAAGTAACAACGTTAACGGCCGTCATAAAATACAACACACATGGGAAACCGTCGAGTACTCCGCCATAAATTGCAGAACACACAGTGCTTATTTAACGGATTTCGGCGGAATCGGTGACGGAACGACGTTAAATACTAACGCTTTTAGGACGGCCGTCGATCATTTGAGTCAGTTTCAATCGGACGGTGGTTCGTTGCTGTATGTACCTGCTGGTAAATGGTTGACGGGGAGTTTTAATTTGACTAGCCATTTTACTTTGTATCTCGATAAAGATGCTGTTCTTCTCGCCTCTCAG GATAAAAATGATTATCCGGTGATTGCACCATTACCGTCCTACGGCCGAGGAAGGGATGCAGAAGGCGGTAGATtcattagtcttatttttggaaCCAACCTTACTGATGTTGTCATCACAG GGGAAAATGGAACCATTGATGGACAAGGGCAGCAATGGTGGGACAAATTCCACAAGGGAGAACTAAAATTTACAAGGCCTTATTTGATAGAAATCATGCACTCTGATAATATTCAAATCTCCAGTCTTACTTTAGTTAATTCTCCTTCATGGAATGTCCATCCTATATACAGCAG CAACATTATCATCCAAGGCATCACAATCCTTGCACCAGTCAGATCTCCAAATACTGATGGAATTAACCCTG ATTCTTGCATAAATACTAGAATAGAAGACTGTTACATTGTCTCTGGAGACGATTGCATAGCTGTCAAGAGTGGCTGGGACGAGTACGGAGTTGCCTTTGGGATGCCAACGAAGCAGCTTGCTATAAGGCGAATCACCTGCATTTCTCCAACCAGTGCAACAATTGCATTAGGCAGTGAGATGTCAGGAGGAATTCAAGATGTAAGAGCAGAGGACATTGTAGCAATCAATACAGAATCAGCTGTTCGAATCAAGACTGCAGTAGGAAGAGGCGGATACGTAAAGGATATATATGTTAGAGGCATGACAATGAAAACAATGAAATACGTATTCTGGATGACAGGCGATTATGGTTCTCACCCGGACAACAATTATGATCCAAACGCGTTACCTGTGATTGAAAACATCAATTACCGCGATATGGTTGCTGAGAATGTGACCATAGGCGGCAAGCTTGCAGGAATTTCTGGTGATCCATTTACTGGAATTTGCATATCAAATGTCACGATAGAGATGGCGCCTAAAGCAAAAAAACTTTTCTGGAATTGTACAGATATTTCCGGCATTTCAAGCGGTGTGGTACCTCAGCCTTGTGATTTATTGCCAGATCAAAAGACGGAGTACGTTTCACCCTGTAATTTTCCAACAGAGAGCTTACCAATTGACGATATGAAAATCCAGACGTGTTCCTGCAGGAAGAAAATATATTAA
- the LOC107852220 gene encoding uncharacterized protein LOC107852220 yields MDNPPSFSLGITQLDATVQDIPLEFVPATFDEQDPDWVENRSKHRNDPVTMNKLTDKAASKSKKSTSKASKKKFDDSGRPRLPKGMKYRIDKVPPHLLHMGSLCNCAFGKRIKEYFGEIVLGAFRNTIFGIFLNLPWCN; encoded by the exons ATGGATAATCCTCCAAGTTTTAGTTTAGGAATTACTCAGTTAGATGCAACTGTACAAGATATTCCACTTGAATTTGTTCCTGCCACATTTGATGAACAGGATCCTGATTGGGTAGAGAATCGATCAAAGCACAGAAACGACCCCGTTACAATGAATAAATTGACGGATAAGGCTGCTTCTAAATCGAAGAAGTCTACTTCAAAAGCAAGTAAAAAGAAATTTGATGATTCCGGCCGACCACGTCTGCCGAAG ggCATGAAATACCGAATTGATAAAGTCCCACCACACCTATTGCATATGGGGAGCTTATGTAACTGTGCTTTCGGAAAAAGGATAAAGGAATATTTTGGAGAGATTGTACTGGGAGCATTTAGAAATACAATTTTTGGCATATTTCTGAATTTGCCATGGTGCAACTAG
- the LOC107864583 gene encoding mitogen-activated protein kinase homolog MMK2 produces MANQAGGGSSTGNRDIRGVIVHSGQYVRYNVYGNLFEVSSKYIPPIRPIGRGAYGLVCAAVNSETREEVAIKKIGNAFDNRIDAKRTLREIKLLRHMDHENIIAIKDLIRPPKKEAFNDVYIVYELMDTDLHQIIRSEQPLTNDHCQYFMYQLLRGLKYVHSANVLHRDLKPSNLFLNANCDLKIGDFGLARTTSETDFMTEYVVTRWYRAPELLLNCSEYTGAIDVWSVGCILGEIMTREPLFPGKDYVQQLRLITELLGSPDDASLQFLRSDNARRYVRQLPQYPKQQFTARFPSMSPLAVDLLEKMLVFDPTRRITVDEALRHPFLSSLHDVNDEPICARPFSFDFEEPSITEEKIKELIWRESVKFYRDFVDQTI; encoded by the exons ATGGCTAATCAAGCCGGCGGAGGTTCAAGCACCGGTAATCGTGATATTAGAGGAGTTATTGTACACAGTGGTCAATACGTTCGGTACAATGTGTACGGCAACTTATTTGAAGTTTCAAGTAAATATATTCCTCCTATTCGTCCCATCGGACGCGGCGCTTATGGCCTTGTATG TGCTGCTGTAAATTCAGAAACACGTGAGGAAGTTGCGATTAAGAAAATAGGAAATGCATTTGATAACAGAATTGATGCGAAGAGAACATTGAGAGAAATTAAGCTACTTCGGCATATGGATCACGAAAAT ATTATCGCAATCAAAGACCTCATAAGACCGCCAAAGAAAGAGGCTTTTAATGATGTGTACATAGTTTATGAGTTAATGGATACCGATCTTCATCAGATTATTCGGTCTGAACAGCCTTTAACAAATGATCACTGCCAG TACTTCATGTATCAACTTTTACGTGGACTGAAATATGTACACTCAGCAAATGTCTTACATCGTGATCTTAAGCCAAGCAATTTGTTCCTGAATGCAAATTGCGACCTCAAGATTGGAGACTTTGGATTAGCGAGGACGACCTCTGAGACAGATTTCATGACTGAGTATGTTGTCACTCGCTGGTATCGAGCACCTGAATTGCTCCTTAACTGTTCGGAATACACTGGAGCAATTGATGTTTGGTCTGTTGGTTGTATTCTTGGTGAAATAATGACAAGAGAACCTTTGTTTCCTGGAAAAGATTATGTGCAGCAGCTGAGACTCATTACTGAG CTACTAGGTTCTCCTGATGATGCCAGCCTTCAATTTCTGAGAAGTGACAATGCACGAAGATATGTCCGACAGCTTCCTCAATATCCTAAGCAACAATTTACTGCAAGATTTCCCAGCATGTCTCCTTTGGCTGTTGATTTGCTTGAAAAGATGCTTGTCTTTGATCCAACCCGACGAATTACAG TTGATGAGGCTCTTCGTCACCCATTTTTGTCATCTCTTCATGACGTCAATGATGAGCCAATTTGTGCCAGGCCTTTCAGTTTTGATTTCGAGGAGCCCTCAATCACCGAAGAAAAGATCAAGGAACTGATTTGGAGGGAGTCTGTGAAGTTTTATCGGGACTTCGTTGATCAAACTATATAA